One Balneolaceae bacterium genomic window carries:
- a CDS encoding T9SS type A sorting domain-containing protein — protein sequence MIKQAGFFIFIFICVFTLPGETLFAQVLPNQHVEGTNHPILSAIQQEVQSGKISKDEALLQSVYAGFAPERMNKRYLAKSTENLPIRCLTPVLMEFENVKDQLHAATVSEIEALTAPKSSADMQSHKSPSGNFILYYEVEGEDAVPTEDSDGNGTPDYIEKAAFAADSSYRHEVNEIGFMDFLKSDPYEIYFLDFGFYGTTRSSGSTTSINVHRNFEGFPANTHPEGDQIGALYATIAHEIKHAIQYATNRWKGEAGNTAWSEMDATLMEEIVFDDVNDYYNYIMQYDNEMNDWDRGKARSSSIFGNPENPTPGSYNHITWMLYFSEMFGTHFWVDVWNIIRNDYLNSDNPEDLIPFLDAVRQALELENMNFPQEHLMNHLWHMTAGPNFTTPGFGFEERTEYPSAKFTETLTQPPDSVTNQYLQSNAAHYLEVMPSNITPGQPSISLESDVNGIGFGVIGFFKNGEIDVDFTVNPLSNIQTLQTTWSWDNLVDMRIAVVNTHRDSSGSYNLIVSSTIPDEDTITQNYPNPFNPTTNIEFSLTEQKDVTVEVYDRIGRKISTLVDDQLGRGFHTVQFDGTGLASGVYFYRIVTDQAAITRKMVLVK from the coding sequence ATGATCAAACAGGCCGGCTTTTTTATATTCATATTTATTTGTGTTTTTACACTCCCCGGAGAAACTCTGTTTGCTCAAGTACTCCCCAATCAACACGTTGAAGGTACTAATCACCCCATACTTTCGGCCATTCAGCAGGAAGTTCAATCCGGTAAAATCTCCAAAGATGAAGCGTTACTCCAATCTGTTTATGCGGGATTTGCACCAGAACGAATGAATAAGAGATATCTTGCCAAGAGCACAGAAAATCTCCCAATCCGCTGCTTAACACCCGTTTTGATGGAGTTCGAAAATGTAAAAGACCAACTACATGCAGCAACTGTATCAGAAATTGAAGCGTTAACTGCGCCAAAATCTTCTGCTGATATGCAATCGCATAAGTCTCCCTCCGGCAACTTTATTCTCTATTACGAGGTTGAGGGTGAGGATGCTGTTCCAACTGAAGATTCAGATGGCAACGGCACCCCGGATTACATTGAAAAAGCTGCTTTTGCTGCTGATTCTTCCTATCGGCATGAAGTGAATGAGATTGGATTTATGGATTTTTTGAAATCCGATCCGTATGAAATCTATTTTTTAGATTTTGGATTTTATGGAACAACACGCTCTTCAGGATCAACAACATCTATTAATGTCCACAGAAATTTTGAAGGTTTTCCTGCGAATACACATCCGGAAGGAGACCAAATTGGAGCTTTGTATGCTACCATAGCCCATGAAATAAAACATGCCATTCAATATGCAACCAACCGCTGGAAGGGAGAAGCAGGAAATACTGCCTGGTCTGAAATGGATGCCACTCTGATGGAGGAGATTGTTTTTGATGACGTGAACGACTACTACAACTACATTATGCAATATGATAATGAAATGAATGACTGGGACCGTGGAAAAGCCAGAAGTTCATCTATTTTTGGAAATCCGGAAAATCCAACCCCCGGCTCCTATAATCATATTACCTGGATGCTCTATTTTTCAGAAATGTTTGGGACTCATTTTTGGGTGGATGTATGGAATATAATCCGTAACGATTATCTGAATTCTGATAACCCCGAAGATCTGATCCCGTTTCTGGACGCTGTGAGACAGGCATTGGAATTAGAAAACATGAACTTCCCGCAGGAACATTTGATGAATCACCTTTGGCATATGACGGCGGGACCCAATTTTACCACACCCGGTTTTGGATTCGAAGAACGCACGGAATATCCGTCTGCGAAGTTTACTGAAACTCTCACCCAGCCGCCGGACAGTGTTACAAATCAATATTTGCAGTCAAATGCTGCTCATTACCTGGAGGTTATGCCATCAAATATTACACCCGGCCAGCCCTCTATCTCACTGGAATCGGATGTGAATGGAATTGGTTTTGGAGTGATCGGTTTTTTCAAAAACGGGGAGATTGACGTTGATTTCACAGTGAATCCTCTTTCCAACATTCAAACACTTCAAACCACATGGTCTTGGGATAATTTGGTTGATATGAGAATTGCAGTCGTAAACACCCACAGGGACAGCAGCGGCTCCTATAATCTCATCGTCAGCTCTACAATTCCGGATGAAGATACTATCACACAAAACTATCCGAACCCTTTTAATCCTACAACCAATATCGAATTCTCACTAACTGAACAAAAAGATGTCACGGTTGAGGTGTACGACCGGATCGGGCGAAAAATTTCAACTCTGGTTGATGATCAGCTCGGCCGCGGTTTTCACACCGTTCAGTTTGACGGAACCGGCCTTGCATCAGGTGTCTATTTTTACCGGATTGTAACCGACCAGGCCGCCATTACCCGGAAGATGGTTTTGGTAAAATGA
- a CDS encoding rhodanese-related sulfurtransferase — protein sequence MNYEVILYYNFEPIADPEAFCKDHKRELKNLGLKGRVYIGKEGINGTLGGTPEQIQQYKEYLWSIGGFEDTEFKTDRDDTVPFAKLICKVRDELVAIHMDGLNPENGGNYLEPEEWRKVMENEDDYVLIDVRNNYESKVGHFEGAMTPDVDNFYDFPEWLDETAQKIPKDKKVLMYCTGGIRCEKFSVLMKQRGWDDVNQLHGGILRYAKEEGGEHFKGKCFVFDDRLVVPVNKDNLQPIARCEITGKPADSYINCANMECNKLFVCSEEGAKQMDGCCSEECKQSEFKRPFDSDNAFRPFRKWYNYFDDEFKERELQEQ from the coding sequence ATGAATTACGAAGTAATACTATATTATAATTTTGAGCCGATTGCCGACCCTGAGGCGTTTTGTAAAGATCATAAGCGGGAGTTGAAAAATCTTGGCCTCAAGGGACGTGTGTACATCGGCAAAGAGGGAATTAACGGAACCCTGGGCGGCACTCCCGAACAGATTCAACAGTATAAAGAATACTTATGGAGCATCGGGGGGTTTGAAGATACCGAGTTCAAAACGGACAGAGATGATACCGTGCCATTTGCAAAACTAATCTGTAAAGTCCGTGACGAACTGGTGGCCATTCATATGGATGGGCTGAATCCGGAAAATGGCGGAAATTACCTGGAACCGGAAGAGTGGCGAAAGGTGATGGAGAATGAAGATGATTATGTATTGATTGACGTGCGGAACAATTACGAATCGAAAGTGGGCCATTTTGAAGGAGCGATGACACCCGATGTAGATAATTTTTATGATTTTCCTGAATGGCTGGATGAAACCGCGCAAAAGATTCCCAAAGACAAAAAAGTGCTGATGTACTGCACGGGTGGAATTCGGTGTGAGAAGTTTTCTGTTTTAATGAAGCAGAGAGGCTGGGATGATGTGAATCAACTACACGGCGGAATTTTACGATATGCCAAAGAGGAAGGTGGTGAACATTTTAAAGGCAAATGCTTTGTGTTTGATGATCGGCTGGTGGTGCCCGTGAATAAGGATAATCTTCAGCCAATCGCCCGGTGTGAAATAACCGGTAAGCCTGCTGACAGTTATATCAATTGCGCGAACATGGAGTGCAATAAGCTGTTTGTCTGTTCAGAAGAGGGTGCCAAACAGATGGATGGCTGTTGCAGTGAAGAGTGCAAACAGAGCGAGTTTAAACGTCCGTTTGACTCTGATAACGCCTTCCGTCCCTTCCGAAAATGGTACAACTATTTTGATGATGAGTTTAAGGAGCGGGAGTTGCAGGAGCAGTAG
- the mdh gene encoding malate dehydrogenase has product MKVTVVGAGGNVGSTVAFAIAERDFAKEVVMVDIEKKDGDKTFYPSKGRALDQWETSPISGFDTRLNGTVNYEDTKDSDVCVITAGVPRKPGMSRDDLLEINSNIVEEVTKKLIEHSPDTIIIVVSNPLDVMSYVAHENSGLPSTKVMGMAGILDTARYRAFLAQELDVSPKDIQALLMGGHGDTMVPLPRYTTVAGIPVTQLISKDKLDAIVDRTKKGGGEIVGLMGTSAWYAPGAAAAQMVEAIMLDQNRIFPCAVRLDGEYGIDDLFLGVPVKLGHGGIKEIIEVDLNDEEQDLLNSSADAVRSTLDEFKKLMEDK; this is encoded by the coding sequence ATGAAAGTAACAGTTGTAGGAGCCGGAGGAAATGTAGGCTCAACGGTGGCATTTGCTATTGCCGAACGCGACTTTGCCAAAGAAGTGGTAATGGTCGATATCGAAAAAAAAGACGGAGATAAAACATTTTATCCATCAAAAGGACGAGCGCTGGACCAGTGGGAAACATCTCCCATATCCGGGTTTGATACCCGGCTGAACGGGACTGTAAATTACGAAGACACAAAAGATTCTGATGTCTGCGTGATTACTGCAGGTGTTCCGAGAAAACCCGGTATGAGCCGTGATGATCTGCTGGAAATTAACAGTAACATTGTTGAAGAGGTTACTAAGAAGCTAATTGAACACTCACCGGATACCATTATTATTGTGGTTTCTAATCCGCTTGATGTGATGTCTTACGTGGCACACGAAAACAGCGGCCTCCCTTCCACCAAGGTGATGGGAATGGCCGGAATCCTGGATACAGCCAGATACAGAGCGTTTCTTGCACAAGAACTCGACGTATCACCGAAAGACATTCAGGCACTTCTGATGGGCGGCCATGGCGACACGATGGTTCCGCTGCCAAGATATACAACCGTAGCCGGAATTCCCGTTACACAACTCATTAGCAAAGACAAGCTCGATGCTATTGTAGACCGTACCAAGAAAGGCGGCGGCGAAATTGTCGGGTTGATGGGAACTTCTGCCTGGTATGCACCGGGAGCTGCAGCCGCACAGATGGTTGAGGCCATTATGCTTGATCAAAATCGAATATTTCCATGTGCCGTGCGTTTAGACGGTGAGTATGGAATTGACGACCTCTTCCTCGGCGTACCCGTAAAACTGGGGCACGGAGGAATCAAAGAGATTATCGAGGTTGATTTAAACGATGAAGAACAGGATCTTTTAAACTCATCAGCTGATGCGGTTCGATCCACACTGGACGAATTCAAAAAGCTGATGGAAGACAAATAA
- a CDS encoding NAD(+)/NADH kinase: MNFCIVANPEKYSIQDPLERVIKWCQAHGTDIFIAQQIKNQFPEIVTGDTISVVENEQKAVQSADVIVAMGGDGTMLHTAHLMKEIKKPVLGINTGKLGFMANIQPSQIEEALQCVIKEEYRLDKRQMLKAKTENNDPFYALNEFLFSRKDTSSMIKLEVEYDGSLINHYWADGLIISSPTGSTAYNLSAGGPIVLPNTPVMVLTPINPHTLTTRPLVLPNNRPLTVRSVGRSEHILFSYDGIVQPHNSKLDIEIIQSDFSVDLIQLPDQNYFETLRNKLMWGYDKRKD; encoded by the coding sequence ATGAATTTTTGCATCGTAGCAAATCCCGAAAAGTATTCTATTCAAGATCCTCTGGAAAGAGTGATAAAATGGTGCCAGGCACACGGAACGGATATATTTATCGCCCAACAAATCAAAAACCAATTCCCTGAAATTGTAACTGGAGATACTATTTCTGTGGTAGAAAATGAGCAAAAAGCGGTGCAATCTGCTGATGTTATCGTTGCGATGGGTGGAGACGGAACGATGCTCCATACTGCTCATCTCATGAAAGAGATTAAAAAACCGGTACTGGGTATTAATACAGGAAAGCTTGGTTTTATGGCCAACATTCAGCCCTCTCAAATTGAGGAGGCTCTTCAATGCGTAATCAAGGAGGAGTACCGTCTCGATAAGCGGCAGATGCTGAAGGCAAAAACCGAAAATAACGATCCGTTCTACGCTCTCAATGAGTTCCTGTTTTCGAGAAAGGATACCTCATCAATGATTAAACTGGAAGTTGAGTACGATGGTTCTCTGATTAATCATTACTGGGCAGATGGGTTGATAATAAGTTCACCTACAGGTTCAACGGCTTACAATCTTTCGGCCGGCGGGCCCATTGTTCTGCCCAATACACCTGTTATGGTCCTCACACCCATCAATCCGCATACCTTAACTACGCGGCCACTTGTACTGCCAAATAATCGTCCGCTTACGGTGCGAAGTGTGGGCAGATCCGAACATATTTTATTTTCTTATGATGGAATTGTACAACCCCATAACAGTAAACTTGACATCGAAATAATTCAGAGCGATTTTTCAGTAGATCTTATACAATTGCCAGACCAAAACTATTTTGAAACATTGCGAAATAAACTGATGTGGGGCTACGACAAACGAAAAGATTAA
- a CDS encoding ABC transporter substrate-binding protein, which yields MKQNSLRNFALFILLLTVAYACSSSESTVVVVEDEPATKEAARQDTVAEEFTQLNIGLIDSVTNFDPLFAENLSTQRTLNLIYDGLFTLDRQGNPIPDIVSSVEISEDSLEYVFTLKQNKYFHNSSIFNSGIGRRVNASDIKNAFERTARLTVPDHAAQLLMGIRGFRNYYLEQRAVYDPNQRVLQEVAGIQVIDSQTLGIVLEEKDPQFLTKLASPYLLIYPQEAIRGNSSILADRPIGTGSYQFNRVDNNGQIVLMRRDNGNDQQNPLINRINLQSFSDEVELFQEFTTNETDWIPEIGPEISTQILTENGDLQSSYESDFKLVQHNASRIAAFYLNEEAGVNHDWLINRLAYLTEEDISTRGELVLNVDEFEITEEAEPLERYFVSYTEDALTRRILTELHNTIFMPNSSLVLFDIRVPTEQTSIYTHNSSSLHHNIKPIDTDYWMQMETDILGVYKDRVSGIEPTTIPWLLHIDQVRVQNTETSTE from the coding sequence ATGAAACAGAACTCCTTACGAAATTTTGCCCTCTTCATTTTATTATTAACTGTAGCCTATGCGTGCAGCTCATCAGAATCTACGGTGGTGGTTGTAGAAGATGAACCTGCCACTAAAGAGGCAGCCCGGCAAGACACAGTTGCTGAAGAATTTACTCAATTAAATATCGGGTTGATTGATTCGGTAACGAATTTTGATCCGCTATTTGCAGAAAATCTCAGTACGCAGAGAACACTAAATCTTATCTATGACGGCTTATTTACGCTGGATCGACAGGGAAATCCCATTCCTGATATCGTAAGCAGTGTGGAGATTTCTGAAGACAGCCTTGAATATGTTTTCACGCTCAAACAAAATAAATATTTCCACAACAGCTCCATCTTTAACTCCGGAATTGGACGAAGGGTAAATGCCTCGGACATTAAAAATGCTTTTGAGCGAACAGCCCGGTTAACCGTCCCCGATCACGCTGCGCAGTTGCTGATGGGTATTCGTGGTTTTAGAAACTATTATCTCGAACAGCGAGCTGTTTACGATCCCAATCAACGTGTACTGCAAGAGGTTGCCGGAATTCAGGTAATTGACAGTCAAACCCTGGGCATTGTTTTAGAAGAGAAAGATCCCCAATTTCTTACGAAGCTTGCATCGCCATATTTGTTGATCTATCCCCAGGAGGCTATTCGTGGAAACAGTTCAATCCTGGCTGATCGGCCCATTGGCACAGGTTCCTATCAGTTCAACCGGGTTGACAACAACGGGCAAATTGTGTTGATGCGCCGAGATAACGGCAATGATCAGCAAAATCCGCTCATAAACCGAATCAACCTGCAAAGCTTTTCCGATGAAGTGGAGCTGTTCCAGGAGTTTACCACAAATGAAACTGACTGGATTCCAGAAATTGGACCAGAAATATCAACCCAAATTTTAACAGAGAACGGTGATCTTCAGTCTTCTTATGAATCAGATTTTAAACTTGTACAACATAACGCATCCCGAATAGCAGCATTTTACCTGAATGAAGAAGCCGGGGTGAATCATGATTGGTTAATTAACCGCCTGGCCTATCTTACGGAAGAGGACATTTCCACACGCGGAGAATTGGTTTTAAACGTGGATGAATTTGAAATCACCGAAGAGGCCGAACCGCTTGAACGTTATTTTGTCAGCTACACTGAAGATGCACTAACCCGGCGAATTTTAACAGAATTGCATAACACTATTTTTATGCCCAATTCATCACTGGTTCTTTTTGATATTCGGGTGCCAACTGAACAAACCTCCATCTATACTCATAACAGCAGTTCGCTGCATCACAATATTAAACCCATCGATACAGATTATTGGATGCAGATGGAAACAGACATCCTGGGAGTTTATAAAGATCGGGTCAGCGGTATCGAACCAACAACCATACCCTGGCTACTGCATATTGACCAAGTAAGGGTACAAAATACTGAAACAAGCACTGAATGA
- a CDS encoding D-alanine--D-alanine ligase family protein, translating into MEQKTVLVAFGGASPEHEVSVITAHQAIAALEESKYQISPLYITKNGRWLTGEDLLDLKNFEDLKKLENSCTPCTFSQNEFGQPVLQEQKTGFFSKQKRTPIYAVLDAFHGSKGENGAFQGACEMFNIPCTGSGVMGSSIGMDKVMAKTICRAHDIPVVDGVDFVEQEWIEDQPALIKNIESLKYPVIVKPVHLGSSIGVEVVNNQESLVHAVETAFKYDNHLLVEKVVTPLMEINCSVLGSSREQRTSVCERPLGKEELLSFQDKYMNDQEAKGMASADREIPANIPNELAKSIQKTSVDVFKLLACSGLARLDFLVNEETGQYYFNEINTIPGSFSFYLWKESDITFKDLLFELIEIAVEEQNQKARRIQSYDTNLLSQKAVKGIKGLKTNK; encoded by the coding sequence ATGGAGCAAAAAACTGTCTTAGTAGCATTTGGAGGCGCTTCACCGGAGCATGAGGTCTCTGTAATTACAGCTCATCAAGCTATCGCTGCCCTCGAAGAATCAAAGTATCAAATCAGCCCGCTGTACATAACAAAAAACGGGCGGTGGCTAACCGGGGAAGATCTGCTGGATCTGAAAAATTTTGAGGATCTGAAAAAGCTTGAAAACAGCTGTACACCCTGTACATTTAGTCAGAATGAGTTTGGGCAGCCTGTACTTCAAGAACAAAAAACCGGCTTTTTCTCAAAACAGAAACGCACTCCAATCTATGCTGTGTTAGATGCTTTTCACGGCTCAAAAGGAGAAAACGGAGCTTTCCAGGGAGCGTGTGAAATGTTCAATATCCCCTGTACCGGCAGCGGGGTGATGGGCTCTTCCATAGGGATGGATAAAGTGATGGCAAAAACAATCTGCCGCGCTCATGATATCCCGGTTGTGGATGGTGTTGATTTCGTAGAACAGGAGTGGATTGAGGATCAGCCAGCCCTCATCAAAAATATTGAATCGCTCAAATATCCCGTCATTGTAAAACCGGTCCACCTGGGGAGCAGTATTGGCGTTGAAGTAGTGAATAACCAGGAATCGTTGGTTCATGCAGTAGAAACAGCTTTTAAATATGACAATCACCTGCTGGTAGAAAAAGTGGTCACTCCCCTGATGGAGATTAACTGCTCGGTTTTAGGGTCTTCCAGGGAACAGCGAACCAGTGTTTGCGAGCGCCCGCTTGGCAAAGAGGAACTGCTCTCCTTCCAGGACAAATATATGAATGACCAGGAGGCGAAAGGAATGGCTTCGGCTGATCGCGAAATACCGGCAAATATTCCAAATGAGCTGGCCAAGTCAATTCAGAAAACTTCTGTTGATGTTTTTAAACTACTTGCTTGCAGCGGGCTGGCCCGGCTGGATTTTTTGGTAAATGAAGAAACGGGTCAATATTATTTTAACGAAATTAACACCATACCGGGTTCTTTTTCGTTCTATCTTTGGAAAGAATCAGACATAACATTCAAAGATCTCTTATTTGAACTTATTGAGATTGCCGTGGAAGAGCAGAACCAAAAAGCCCGGCGAATACAGAGCTACGATACAAACTTATTGAGTCAAAAAGCTGTTAAGGGGATCAAAGGATTAAAAACCAATAAATAG
- a CDS encoding MBL fold metallo-hydrolase, with amino-acid sequence MKRVDFLKQIALLSAGSAFLPKLKLFQDSNFTELRNGVGIFTMQGGTIGWFTTDDAIIAIDSQYPDPATNFINGISNFGGGPEKVLFNTHHHGDHTGGNPVFAENGYQIIGHTNVPDLQRMSAQDSENQPTVPNTTFDERYELDLGNETIHAKHYGPGHTGGDSVIWFENANIAHMGDLIFNRLYPFIDRGGGALIANWITTLEEVVSEAASDTQFIFGHANPEFGVTGTSDDLMHMRDFLSHLMEYTRRGIAEGKSKEELMDIESFDQFPGHISPSDFLSLSRNVDVAYRELTEEE; translated from the coding sequence ATGAAACGTGTTGATTTCTTAAAACAGATTGCACTGCTCTCGGCTGGTTCAGCTTTCTTGCCAAAACTGAAACTTTTCCAGGACTCTAATTTTACTGAACTCAGAAACGGGGTCGGAATTTTTACGATGCAGGGCGGAACCATCGGCTGGTTTACAACAGATGATGCGATTATAGCCATTGATTCTCAATACCCTGATCCTGCTACCAATTTTATTAATGGCATTTCAAATTTTGGCGGCGGACCGGAAAAAGTGCTGTTTAACACTCATCATCATGGAGATCACACAGGCGGAAATCCGGTTTTTGCTGAAAATGGATATCAAATCATCGGGCATACAAATGTTCCTGATCTTCAGCGCATGTCTGCACAGGATTCAGAAAATCAACCTACAGTTCCGAATACCACCTTTGATGAACGGTACGAATTAGACCTGGGGAATGAAACGATTCACGCCAAACACTATGGACCCGGACACACGGGCGGCGATTCTGTGATCTGGTTTGAAAATGCAAATATCGCCCACATGGGAGATCTGATATTCAATCGTCTCTATCCTTTCATCGATCGCGGCGGCGGGGCATTGATTGCCAATTGGATCACCACACTTGAGGAAGTTGTGTCTGAGGCGGCTTCCGATACTCAATTTATTTTTGGTCACGCAAACCCTGAGTTTGGTGTTACCGGAACCAGTGATGATTTGATGCATATGCGGGATTTCCTGTCTCACCTGATGGAATACACACGCCGGGGAATTGCTGAAGGAAAAAGTAAAGAAGAGTTGATGGACATTGAGTCTTTTGACCAGTTCCCGGGTCACATCAGTCCCAGCGATTTTCTGTCACTCTCAAGAAATGTAGATGTAGCCTATCGTGAGCTTACCGAAGAGGAATAA
- a CDS encoding co-chaperone GroES family protein, with product MIQEYLNSVDKFIIIGDRVLIKPRDMETRTKSGLVLPATVKEKEEIQSGYIIKTGPGYPIPSQEIDEPWKDQTSDPKYIGMQAEEGDLAIFLKSRAHEIEFENEKFLIVPHASILLLIRDDHQLE from the coding sequence ATGATCCAGGAATATCTCAATTCAGTTGATAAATTTATCATCATCGGCGACCGGGTTCTCATCAAGCCGCGTGATATGGAAACCCGCACTAAAAGCGGACTTGTTCTTCCCGCTACAGTGAAAGAAAAGGAGGAGATTCAGAGCGGGTACATTATAAAGACCGGGCCCGGTTATCCTATTCCCTCGCAGGAAATTGATGAACCGTGGAAAGATCAAACCTCTGATCCCAAATATATTGGCATGCAAGCAGAAGAAGGCGACTTAGCGATCTTCCTGAAGAGCCGCGCTCATGAAATTGAATTTGAAAATGAAAAGTTTCTCATCGTTCCGCATGCATCCATTCTCTTATTGATTCGCGACGATCACCAACTCGAATAA
- a CDS encoding TIGR04282 family arsenosugar biosynthesis glycosyltransferase, which translates to MKDKKLLLVFVKNPEKGKVKTRLAKTVGDDKAYQTYLKLLDYTIDVARKVNAKKQVWYSSFIDESDRFLGKRSDGSRVSFEKKLQKGDNLGRRMLNAFQQGFEDGFKKIVIIGSDCPGITPQIIEGAFTGLDQKEVVIGPSKDGGYYLLGMSELVPGIFNDISWSTEQVLSETKTVLKKADKDYRLLSTLNDIDTEEDLRKSDFE; encoded by the coding sequence GTGAAGGATAAAAAACTTCTTCTGGTCTTTGTGAAGAATCCCGAGAAGGGGAAAGTAAAAACCAGGCTGGCCAAAACAGTTGGCGATGATAAAGCCTATCAAACCTACCTGAAGTTGTTGGATTATACAATAGATGTAGCCCGGAAAGTGAACGCAAAAAAACAGGTCTGGTATTCTTCGTTTATAGATGAATCGGATCGTTTTTTAGGAAAGCGGTCAGACGGCTCCAGAGTTTCTTTTGAAAAAAAACTTCAAAAGGGCGATAACCTTGGCAGAAGAATGTTAAACGCTTTTCAACAGGGCTTCGAGGATGGCTTCAAAAAAATTGTCATCATCGGGAGTGATTGTCCTGGAATAACACCACAAATTATTGAAGGTGCATTTACCGGGCTGGATCAAAAAGAAGTGGTAATTGGTCCCTCAAAAGATGGCGGGTATTATCTTTTAGGAATGAGTGAACTGGTTCCCGGAATTTTTAACGACATATCGTGGAGTACAGAACAGGTATTGTCTGAGACAAAGACTGTGTTGAAAAAAGCGGATAAAGATTACAGACTGCTTTCCACACTAAACGATATTGATACAGAAGAAGATTTACGAAAGAGTGATTTTGAATGA
- a CDS encoding TIGR04283 family arsenosugar biosynthesis glycosyltransferase codes for MRHPFISIIIPTYNEQERIGELLEYIGQCCAETPHEIIVADGGSNDRTVQIAKKSGAKVLHCSKKGRAPQMNRGAEHSKGSILYFLHADTFPPKNFVESIKRSFREGCRSGCFRLTFDDPHPILKFYGWCTRFKWTLFRFGDQSLFVEKTLFQQVRGFDESMIVMEDQKIVRELKKMSRFCLADATVTTSARRYKINGIFRLQAVFFLIVLFYYFGAPQETLVHVYNEFID; via the coding sequence ATGAGACATCCTTTCATCAGTATTATCATTCCAACATATAACGAACAGGAGAGAATCGGTGAACTGTTGGAGTATATTGGACAATGTTGTGCGGAAACGCCTCATGAAATTATTGTTGCGGATGGAGGCAGTAACGACAGAACGGTACAAATAGCTAAAAAATCAGGAGCGAAGGTACTTCATTGCTCAAAAAAGGGGCGTGCACCTCAGATGAATAGAGGAGCTGAACATTCAAAAGGGTCTATTCTCTATTTTCTGCATGCTGATACATTTCCGCCAAAAAATTTTGTCGAATCTATCAAGAGATCTTTCCGGGAGGGATGCAGGTCCGGGTGCTTTCGGCTTACATTCGATGATCCTCATCCCATTCTGAAATTTTACGGATGGTGCACCCGATTTAAGTGGACCCTTTTCCGGTTTGGTGATCAAAGCTTATTTGTTGAAAAAACTCTCTTTCAACAGGTTAGAGGATTTGACGAGTCGATGATAGTGATGGAGGATCAAAAGATTGTTCGGGAGCTAAAAAAGATGAGTCGTTTTTGTTTGGCGGATGCTACTGTTACTACCTCGGCAAGAAGATATAAGATAAATGGGATTTTTCGCCTGCAAGCGGTCTTTTTTCTGATTGTGCTATTCTACTATTTTGGGGCGCCTCAGGAGACATTAGTCCATGTATATAATGAGTTTATAGATTGA